A stretch of the Archangium violaceum genome encodes the following:
- a CDS encoding trifunctional serine/threonine-protein kinase/ATP-binding protein/sensor histidine kinase, whose translation MLNIPGYTLRGAIKPTGVNQLFHAVRDADGLALILKTPTAASPGLSEYERYRREFGILQRLQGVKGVARAHTCERVRERPVLLLEEVEGEPLSALTGQPLDVVRVLDLAISLCSSLAELHRRGIIHKDIKPSNIIVAPSGETRLIDFGSATLQLVEHVDAAPVSLIEGTLAYMSPEQTGRMNRLVDYRTDFYSLGVTLYELLTGSRPFRGRDALEWFHAHMAVVPTPPLARVPGLPPVLSAIVMKLLAKVAEERYQSADGLEADLARCRDDLLRGVHEDFPLGVHDFPTRFQLPLRLYGRDAQAATLLQGFERVAQGERPELLLVHGYSGIGKSSVVHELHKPVVRQRGFFLSGKFDQYQQAIPYATLAQAIRGLTQQLLAGSDEELARWRKYLLEAWEGQGQVLVDVVPQLELIAGKQPPCPELPPTEASHRFNRVFRKFLGVFATPEHPLVIFLDDLQWADQASLRLIHHLLTHPETPPVLLIGAYRDNEVSSPSHPLTLELQELRKMGARMTDLPLEPLSLLEVRQLVTDALPGAGAEVLQPLSALAHEKTGGNPFFLLQFLRTLNEDGLLVRTQEGTWRWDADAVRSRGYSDNVVDFMAGKLRHLPLETQHLLRLASCVGNVFSLRMLARVSSQAGEDEVERGLEPAFLEGLLVHVGPEQYRFLHDRIQQAAHAFIPEEERKSLHLRIGRLLLESLSPEEVQKNLFDVVSQFNAGAELIDSPEERLRVARLNAEAGWKAKAATAFRSAVAYLSTAFLLLPGDPWETAPDLAFKLRLEHASCEFMSGSATEALRLVEELLARTRTRKETAAAYCLKTDVLIGMGDIQTAVTCLLECLTLMGMPMSPHPSWEEVVAANQEVWSLLGNRSIESLLELPLSTDPDLEAVMSVLGALFAPAYVTDSNLLILHLCRMVSLSLRHGNTSASVHGYSWYGIVLGSAFKRYREGDAFGQLACELVERHGLTALRAKALYGMEIISYWTRPLSDSLELVRRAFQSALQSSDIQVAGYCCNHIVTDRFALGHDLEEVYQESVARLDFARKAGFLDSRDIIHFTQRYVQQLRGLTPAFNSMSGDDFDEEAFEATLTPERMSTARCWYWIIKMKSRYLCGDYREALAAAARAAELIWSSLGHIQLRDFHLFRALSLAAGLEEMSLEERLRSLALLRKDHQQLDEWASVSPNTFRMAERLVSGELARVQGHEKEAFRAYEEALQVARAHGFIQYAALAGELAARFWREQWMPSIAENYARGSREDWLRWGAKGKAAHLEASWPQLTAGGAPDANATNTDSTQIDALTVVKAQQAISGEIVLERLSDTLLRVAIENAGAQRGALLLPREDKLSVVAVSGSLPEGSDAGADASSLLPWSLISYVKRTREHVLIGDASLPHPFSADAWLERSRARSVLCLPLLRQEEFRGVLYLENSLATNAFTPSRLALLGHLASQAAISIENARLYAEVQRAETALRQVNDELEKRVEERTRELKQAQSRLVDTARSAGMAEIAANVLHNVGNVLTSAVINLQMMREMVNASRMGRLKQVSTLLEEHQNDLEDFLTQNPLGSRLTDYVSALADALLTEQTMLKEGMSAMGLHIEHIRAIVQVQQTYARSTLVTEECDLSLLVEDALSIQRPALQRHGLTVSRELTTLPRVRLDKHKVLQILINLISNAKNATQALPEGQRHMHVRLDAVGNTARIQVKDNGVGIARENRARLFSQGFTTREGGHGLGLHSSALAAKMLGGRLLLESDGPGQGATATLELPLA comes from the coding sequence ATGCTGAACATCCCGGGTTACACCCTTCGCGGGGCCATCAAGCCCACGGGGGTCAACCAGCTCTTTCACGCGGTCCGTGATGCCGATGGCCTGGCCCTCATCCTCAAGACGCCCACGGCGGCGTCTCCGGGGTTGAGTGAGTACGAGCGCTATCGCCGCGAGTTCGGCATCCTCCAGCGACTCCAGGGGGTGAAGGGCGTTGCCCGGGCCCATACCTGCGAGCGGGTGCGCGAACGTCCGGTCCTCTTGTTGGAGGAGGTGGAGGGCGAGCCTCTGTCCGCGCTCACGGGTCAGCCCCTCGACGTGGTGCGCGTCCTGGACCTGGCCATCTCCCTGTGCTCCTCGCTGGCCGAGCTGCACCGCCGCGGCATCATCCACAAGGACATCAAGCCCTCGAACATCATCGTCGCCCCCTCCGGCGAGACGCGACTCATCGACTTCGGTTCCGCCACCCTCCAGCTCGTCGAGCATGTGGATGCCGCGCCCGTTTCCCTCATCGAGGGAACGCTGGCGTACATGTCCCCCGAGCAGACGGGGCGCATGAATCGCCTGGTGGACTACCGGACGGACTTCTACTCGCTGGGCGTCACCCTCTACGAGCTGCTGACCGGCAGCCGGCCCTTCCGCGGGCGTGACGCGCTCGAGTGGTTCCATGCCCACATGGCCGTCGTCCCCACGCCGCCGCTGGCGCGGGTGCCGGGTCTGCCTCCCGTGCTGTCCGCCATCGTCATGAAGCTCCTGGCCAAGGTGGCGGAGGAGCGCTACCAGAGCGCCGATGGGCTCGAGGCCGATCTCGCGCGGTGCCGGGACGACCTGCTCCGGGGTGTGCACGAGGACTTCCCCCTCGGGGTGCACGACTTTCCGACCCGCTTCCAGCTCCCCCTGCGGCTCTACGGGCGGGACGCTCAGGCCGCCACCCTGCTCCAGGGTTTCGAGCGTGTGGCCCAGGGGGAAAGGCCGGAGCTCCTCCTGGTCCATGGCTACTCGGGCATTGGCAAATCCTCCGTCGTGCACGAGCTGCACAAGCCGGTGGTGCGCCAGCGTGGCTTCTTCCTCAGCGGCAAGTTCGACCAGTACCAGCAGGCCATTCCCTACGCCACCCTGGCCCAGGCCATTCGGGGGCTGACGCAGCAGCTGCTGGCCGGCAGTGACGAGGAGCTGGCCCGCTGGCGCAAGTACCTGCTGGAGGCCTGGGAGGGCCAGGGACAGGTGCTCGTGGACGTGGTGCCTCAGCTCGAGCTCATCGCCGGCAAGCAACCCCCCTGCCCGGAGTTGCCGCCCACCGAGGCCTCGCATCGCTTCAACCGGGTGTTCCGCAAGTTCCTCGGCGTGTTCGCCACCCCCGAGCACCCGCTCGTCATCTTCCTGGATGACCTGCAGTGGGCGGACCAGGCCAGCCTCCGGCTCATCCACCACCTGCTCACCCATCCGGAGACGCCGCCGGTGCTGCTCATCGGCGCGTACCGCGACAACGAGGTCAGCAGTCCCTCCCACCCGCTGACCCTGGAGCTCCAGGAGCTGCGCAAGATGGGGGCGCGGATGACGGATCTCCCGCTCGAGCCCCTGAGCCTCCTGGAGGTACGGCAGCTCGTCACCGACGCGCTCCCCGGGGCGGGCGCGGAGGTCCTCCAGCCCCTCTCGGCGCTGGCTCACGAGAAGACCGGCGGCAATCCCTTCTTCCTGCTGCAGTTCCTGCGGACGCTCAACGAGGATGGGCTCCTGGTGCGCACGCAGGAGGGCACGTGGCGCTGGGACGCCGACGCCGTCCGGAGCAGGGGCTACTCGGACAACGTCGTCGACTTCATGGCCGGCAAGCTGCGTCACCTCCCGCTGGAGACGCAGCACCTGCTGCGGCTGGCCTCGTGCGTGGGCAACGTCTTCTCGCTCCGGATGCTGGCCCGCGTCTCCAGCCAGGCCGGGGAGGACGAGGTGGAGCGGGGACTCGAACCCGCGTTCCTGGAAGGTCTGCTGGTCCACGTCGGCCCGGAGCAGTACCGGTTCCTCCATGACCGCATCCAACAGGCGGCCCACGCCTTCATCCCCGAGGAGGAGCGCAAGTCCCTCCACCTGCGCATCGGCCGCTTGTTGTTGGAGAGCCTGTCTCCGGAAGAGGTGCAGAAGAACCTCTTCGATGTCGTGAGCCAGTTCAACGCCGGAGCCGAGCTGATCGACTCTCCCGAGGAGCGCCTGCGCGTGGCTCGCCTGAACGCCGAGGCGGGTTGGAAGGCCAAGGCCGCGACCGCGTTCCGCTCGGCCGTCGCCTATCTCTCGACGGCCTTCCTGTTGCTCCCCGGCGACCCCTGGGAGACGGCGCCGGACCTGGCCTTCAAGCTGCGATTGGAGCACGCGAGCTGCGAGTTCATGAGTGGCAGCGCGACCGAGGCGTTGCGCCTGGTGGAGGAGCTCCTGGCCCGGACCCGCACCCGCAAGGAGACGGCGGCCGCCTACTGCCTGAAGACCGACGTCCTCATCGGAATGGGGGACATCCAGACCGCCGTCACCTGCCTGCTGGAGTGTCTGACCCTGATGGGCATGCCGATGTCTCCCCACCCCTCCTGGGAGGAGGTGGTGGCGGCCAACCAGGAGGTGTGGTCCCTGCTGGGCAACCGCTCCATCGAGAGTCTCCTCGAGTTGCCCCTCTCGACCGATCCGGACCTGGAAGCGGTGATGAGCGTGCTCGGCGCCTTGTTCGCACCGGCGTACGTCACGGACTCCAACCTGCTCATCCTCCACCTGTGCCGGATGGTCTCCCTCAGCCTCCGCCACGGCAACACGAGCGCCTCCGTGCACGGGTACTCCTGGTACGGCATCGTGCTGGGGTCCGCCTTCAAACGGTACCGGGAGGGCGATGCCTTCGGTCAGCTCGCGTGTGAGCTCGTCGAGCGCCATGGCCTGACGGCCCTTCGGGCGAAGGCGCTCTACGGCATGGAGATCATCAGCTACTGGACCCGGCCCCTCTCCGACTCCCTGGAGCTCGTCCGCAGGGCCTTCCAGTCCGCGCTCCAGTCCAGTGACATCCAGGTCGCCGGCTACTGCTGCAACCACATCGTCACGGACCGCTTCGCCCTGGGGCACGACCTGGAGGAGGTCTACCAGGAGTCCGTCGCGCGCCTGGACTTCGCCCGCAAGGCGGGCTTCCTGGACTCGCGCGACATCATCCACTTCACCCAGCGCTACGTGCAGCAGCTGCGCGGCCTCACGCCCGCGTTCAACTCCATGAGCGGGGATGACTTCGACGAGGAGGCCTTCGAGGCGACCCTGACGCCGGAGCGCATGAGCACCGCGCGGTGCTGGTATTGGATCATCAAGATGAAGTCGCGCTACCTGTGCGGCGACTACCGGGAGGCGCTCGCGGCGGCGGCCAGGGCGGCCGAGCTGATCTGGTCCTCGCTCGGCCACATCCAGCTCCGGGACTTCCACCTGTTCCGTGCCCTGTCCCTGGCCGCGGGCCTGGAGGAGATGTCGCTCGAGGAGCGCCTCCGCTCCCTCGCGCTGCTGCGCAAGGACCATCAACAACTGGATGAGTGGGCCAGCGTGTCTCCCAATACCTTCCGCATGGCCGAGCGGCTCGTCTCCGGAGAGCTGGCACGTGTCCAGGGCCACGAGAAGGAAGCCTTCCGCGCCTATGAGGAGGCACTCCAGGTCGCTCGAGCGCACGGCTTCATCCAGTACGCCGCCCTCGCGGGTGAGCTGGCGGCCCGCTTCTGGCGCGAGCAGTGGATGCCCTCCATCGCGGAGAACTACGCGCGCGGCTCCCGGGAGGACTGGCTGCGTTGGGGCGCGAAGGGCAAGGCCGCGCACCTGGAAGCCTCGTGGCCGCAGCTGACCGCCGGTGGCGCTCCCGATGCGAACGCCACGAACACGGACTCCACGCAGATCGACGCGCTCACCGTGGTGAAGGCCCAGCAGGCCATCTCCGGGGAGATCGTCCTCGAGCGGCTGTCGGACACGCTGCTGCGCGTCGCCATCGAGAACGCCGGGGCCCAGCGCGGCGCCCTGTTGCTGCCTCGCGAGGACAAGCTCTCGGTCGTCGCCGTCTCGGGCTCCCTGCCCGAGGGCTCCGATGCCGGCGCGGACGCGTCATCCCTGCTCCCGTGGTCCCTCATCTCCTACGTGAAGCGCACGCGGGAGCACGTGCTGATCGGCGACGCGTCCCTGCCGCACCCGTTCTCCGCCGATGCATGGCTCGAGCGCAGTCGTGCCCGCTCCGTGCTCTGCCTGCCGTTGCTGCGCCAGGAGGAGTTCCGCGGCGTGCTGTACCTGGAGAACAGCCTCGCCACCAACGCCTTCACCCCGTCGCGCCTCGCGCTGCTCGGACACCTGGCCTCCCAGGCGGCCATCTCCATCGAGAACGCCCGGCTGTACGCCGAGGTCCAACGCGCCGAGACGGCCCTGCGCCAGGTCAATGACGAGCTGGAGAAGCGGGTGGAGGAGCGCACCCGCGAGCTGAAGCAGGCCCAATCCCGGTTGGTGGACACGGCGCGCTCGGCCGGCATGGCGGAGATCGCCGCCAACGTGCTCCACAACGTCGGCAACGTCCTCACCAGCGCCGTCATCAACCTCCAGATGATGCGCGAGATGGTGAACGCCTCCCGCATGGGAAGGCTGAAGCAGGTCTCCACCCTGCTCGAGGAGCACCAGAACGACCTGGAGGACTTCCTCACCCAGAATCCCCTGGGCTCGCGGCTGACGGACTATGTCTCCGCCCTCGCCGACGCGCTGCTCACCGAGCAGACGATGCTCAAGGAGGGCATGAGCGCGATGGGCCTGCACATCGAGCACATCCGCGCCATCGTCCAGGTCCAGCAGACGTATGCCCGCAGTACGCTCGTCACCGAGGAGTGTGACCTCTCCCTCCTCGTCGAGGATGCGCTGAGCATTCAGCGGCCCGCGCTCCAGCGCCACGGTCTCACCGTCTCCCGGGAACTCACCACCCTGCCCAGGGTCCGCCTGGACAAACACAAGGTGCTGCAGATCCTCATCAATCTGATCAGCAACGCCAAGAACGCCACCCAGGCCCTGCCCGAGGGACAACGTCACATGCACGTGCGGCTCGACGCGGTGGGCAACACGGCGCGCATCCAGGTGAAGGACAACGGGGTGGGCATCGCGCGGGAGAATCGGGCTCGGCTCTTCTCCCAGGGCTTCACCACGCGGGAGGGGGGGCACGGACTGGGCCTGCACTCCAGTGCCCTGGCGGCGAAGATGCTGGGAGGCCGGCTCCTCCTGGAGAGTGACGGGCCGGGCCAGGGCGCCACGGCCACGCTGGAGCTCCCGCTCGCCTGA
- a CDS encoding ATP-binding response regulator has translation MSLILIAEDEEAMLEIFAQVVEDLGHRALRAHNGEEALLLARTERPDLVVSDHMMPRRTGVELLRTLRADPRLGTVPFLLLSAAHPSGLEEADVFLSKPVDLDTFEAAVMRVLRSRPTVEPREEAMTAGDRAARPGGAAREEMLNWVAHEIKTPLSSARLNAQLLLRKQGERDSAEERKCTEAILRQLDRMNSLVTSILDAARLAEGKVALQREPGELAAFLQEVVREWRELQSQVDFSLKGGAQPVELSFDAERVRYILNNLLSNAVKYGGEQRRVEVTLSLTPGLAIVQVRDWGVGIPASELPNIFDRFHRADGTGGQGHGLGLYIAAALARLHGGSLTAQSELGRGSTFSLRLPRSL, from the coding sequence ATGAGCCTCATCCTCATCGCGGAGGATGAGGAGGCGATGCTCGAGATCTTCGCCCAGGTGGTGGAGGACCTGGGTCATCGCGCCCTGCGGGCCCACAATGGAGAAGAGGCCCTGCTGCTGGCCCGGACGGAGCGGCCGGACCTGGTGGTGAGCGATCACATGATGCCCCGGCGCACCGGGGTGGAGTTGCTCCGGACGTTGCGGGCCGACCCGCGTCTGGGCACGGTCCCCTTCCTGCTCCTGAGCGCCGCGCACCCCAGCGGGCTGGAGGAGGCCGATGTCTTCCTCTCCAAGCCCGTGGATCTCGACACCTTCGAGGCCGCGGTGATGCGGGTGTTGCGCTCGCGTCCCACCGTGGAGCCACGCGAGGAGGCCATGACCGCGGGGGACCGCGCGGCCCGCCCCGGCGGCGCCGCGCGCGAGGAGATGCTCAACTGGGTGGCTCATGAAATCAAGACGCCCCTGAGCTCCGCGCGGCTCAACGCCCAGTTGCTGTTGCGCAAGCAGGGGGAGCGAGATTCGGCCGAGGAGAGGAAGTGCACCGAGGCCATCCTCCGCCAGCTCGACCGGATGAACTCACTCGTCACCTCCATCCTCGACGCGGCGCGTCTGGCCGAGGGCAAGGTGGCGCTGCAACGCGAGCCCGGCGAGCTCGCGGCCTTCCTCCAGGAAGTGGTCCGCGAGTGGCGTGAGCTCCAGTCCCAGGTGGACTTCTCCCTGAAGGGCGGGGCGCAGCCGGTGGAGCTCTCCTTCGATGCCGAGCGTGTGCGGTACATCCTCAACAACCTGCTCTCCAATGCGGTGAAGTACGGAGGAGAGCAGCGGCGCGTCGAGGTGACACTCTCCCTCACGCCAGGGTTGGCCATCGTCCAGGTGCGTGACTGGGGCGTGGGCATTCCCGCCTCGGAGCTGCCCAACATCTTCGACCGCTTCCACCGCGCGGACGGCACCGGGGGGCAGGGGCACGGGCTGGGCCTGTACATCGCCGCGGCGCTCGCCAGGCTCCACGGCGGCTCGCTCACCGCGCAGTCGGAGTTGGGGCGGGGATCCACCTTCAGCCTCCGACTTCCCCGCTCGCTCTAG
- a CDS encoding ATPase domain-containing protein, with translation MMDSRSTQSLFETGIQSFDVLLGGGIPRRQTLIVAGNPGCGKTILCSQVAFLAAARGLPVVLATVTSEPHDKLVDALSGFPFFRRELLGEKLFLVSAYASLKKGAKEARDTLLHTVRERGAKLLFIDGLRSIRDLWQDEARLREFLYELGIGLSATDCIGLFTTEYPLEKLMALPEATTVDGIISLWVSPQGGRRHRRMEVIKLRGRPHLPGEHLLRIGTEGVEIIPRLEALVPSGKELVPPRTRAGFGLPEFDALMDGGLPVQSTTLLAGSMGIGKTLLAAHFAAEGARQGEKTLLVSFFEPSASLLARAQRIGLDVRDALASGAMTLMHQPPSELEADVLVDQILREVVRQGVRRLVIDGLTELELSIVDPERRRTFLAAFSVHLRRAGVTSLFTKEVSKIAGTELDFSDTPIAILGENLLLLRYVELRGRIHRVMSILKMRDSKYDGDLREFEINDTGIRVLNPMRSAAGLLTGQAQPIGSRIGGSEE, from the coding sequence ATGATGGACAGCCGTAGCACCCAATCGTTGTTCGAGACCGGTATCCAGAGCTTCGACGTGTTGCTGGGCGGTGGCATCCCCCGGCGCCAGACCCTCATCGTGGCCGGAAACCCCGGCTGCGGTAAGACCATCCTCTGCAGCCAGGTGGCCTTTCTCGCCGCCGCTCGCGGGTTGCCCGTGGTGCTCGCCACCGTCACCTCCGAGCCGCACGACAAGCTGGTGGATGCGCTCTCCGGCTTCCCCTTCTTCCGCCGCGAGCTGTTGGGCGAGAAGCTCTTCCTCGTGAGTGCCTACGCGTCGCTGAAGAAGGGCGCCAAGGAGGCGCGGGACACCCTGCTGCACACCGTGCGTGAGCGCGGCGCGAAGCTGCTCTTCATCGACGGGCTGCGCTCCATCCGTGACTTGTGGCAGGACGAGGCCCGGCTGCGCGAGTTCCTGTATGAGCTGGGCATCGGGCTGTCCGCCACGGACTGCATCGGGCTCTTCACCACCGAGTACCCCCTCGAGAAGTTGATGGCGCTGCCGGAAGCGACGACGGTGGATGGCATCATCTCGCTGTGGGTGAGTCCCCAGGGAGGGCGCCGCCATCGCCGGATGGAGGTCATCAAGCTGCGCGGCCGGCCTCATCTGCCGGGAGAGCATCTCCTGCGGATCGGTACCGAGGGGGTGGAGATCATTCCAAGGCTCGAGGCCCTCGTCCCCTCCGGCAAGGAGCTCGTCCCGCCCCGGACCCGGGCCGGCTTCGGCCTGCCCGAGTTCGACGCGCTGATGGATGGCGGGTTGCCCGTGCAGAGCACCACCCTGCTGGCGGGCAGCATGGGCATCGGCAAGACGCTGCTCGCCGCGCACTTCGCTGCGGAAGGGGCCCGCCAGGGGGAGAAGACGCTCCTCGTCTCCTTCTTCGAGCCTTCCGCCTCGCTGTTGGCCCGGGCTCAGCGCATCGGTCTGGACGTGCGGGACGCGCTGGCGAGCGGGGCGATGACGTTGATGCACCAGCCTCCCTCCGAGCTGGAGGCGGATGTCCTCGTCGACCAGATCCTCCGGGAGGTGGTCCGGCAGGGAGTCCGGCGGCTGGTGATCGACGGGCTGACGGAGCTCGAGCTCTCCATCGTGGACCCGGAGCGGCGTCGCACCTTCCTGGCGGCCTTCAGCGTGCACCTGCGGAGGGCGGGGGTGACGTCCCTGTTCACCAAGGAGGTGTCGAAGATCGCCGGCACCGAGCTGGACTTCAGTGACACGCCCATCGCCATCCTCGGCGAGAACCTGCTGCTGCTGCGCTACGTGGAGCTGCGCGGGCGCATCCACCGCGTCATGTCCATCCTCAAGATGCGTGACAGCAAGTACGACGGGGACCTGCGCGAGTTCGAGATCAACGACACGGGGATCCGCGTGCTCAACCCGATGCGCTCGGCCGCGGGCCTGCTGACGGGCCAGGCCCAGCCCATTGGTTCGCGCATCGGAGGGAGTGAGGAATGA
- a CDS encoding cellulase family glycosylhydrolase: protein MIAAAVAMVALALPAHAATYSVSGNQLLKDGVPYEPRGVNKMSVWGFNAAETTPWGVEILREHIDMKLTSLTQMRDIVVDARANGKVVILSATWYDNDALPGGKTPYPANQLLGVVPSADPRWEPVKNRWREIANYFKGQSDVWFDVWNEPYNWDVTKPEGYTEELWLSEMSTLVDNIRSTGANNIILVPGALMGQGEKVLLNKGGALLSGRSNILFGVHCYSGQWWQDQANIETRFQNLLNKGIPFIVSEYGAGHPFANILGAARAKRIGSLAWLWKHDNDDKEALLKEDGTPNDTNNYTLGSSVKNFGLGARNGGAQQVQNGGFDQGETSWGVMGSNSYSVASNGVLQLGNVILGGGRGQNVISPKPNTLYTLRARGKVGTAGEVMQVLVKGNNYSHTLEFKSASWEEKVLTFLSPADVTWMQINLTKGPGSPGYVDYVSLVR from the coding sequence TTGATCGCGGCGGCCGTCGCCATGGTGGCGCTGGCTCTGCCGGCCCATGCGGCGACCTATTCGGTCAGCGGCAACCAGCTCCTGAAGGATGGGGTTCCCTACGAGCCGCGTGGGGTCAACAAGATGTCGGTCTGGGGCTTCAATGCCGCGGAAACCACCCCGTGGGGCGTGGAGATCCTGCGGGAACACATCGACATGAAGCTGACGTCCCTGACCCAGATGAGGGACATCGTCGTCGACGCCCGCGCCAATGGAAAGGTCGTGATCCTGTCGGCCACCTGGTACGACAACGACGCCCTTCCGGGTGGGAAGACTCCCTATCCCGCGAACCAGTTGCTGGGCGTGGTGCCTTCCGCGGATCCCCGCTGGGAACCGGTGAAGAACCGCTGGCGTGAAATCGCCAATTACTTCAAGGGCCAGTCGGATGTGTGGTTCGACGTCTGGAACGAGCCCTACAACTGGGATGTGACCAAGCCGGAGGGCTACACCGAGGAGCTCTGGTTGAGTGAGATGAGCACCCTGGTCGACAACATCCGGAGCACGGGCGCCAACAACATCATCCTCGTTCCAGGGGCGCTGATGGGACAGGGCGAGAAGGTCCTCCTCAACAAGGGAGGCGCGCTCCTCTCCGGGCGCAGCAACATCCTCTTCGGGGTGCATTGCTATTCGGGGCAGTGGTGGCAGGACCAGGCGAACATCGAGACCCGCTTCCAGAACCTGCTGAACAAGGGCATTCCCTTCATCGTCTCCGAGTATGGCGCCGGGCACCCGTTCGCCAACATCCTGGGCGCCGCGCGCGCCAAGCGGATCGGTTCGCTCGCGTGGCTGTGGAAGCACGACAACGACGACAAGGAAGCCCTGTTGAAGGAGGACGGCACGCCCAATGACACCAACAACTACACACTGGGCTCGAGCGTGAAGAACTTCGGACTCGGGGCGCGCAACGGCGGGGCCCAGCAGGTGCAGAACGGCGGCTTCGATCAGGGTGAGACCAGCTGGGGCGTGATGGGCAGCAACTCCTATTCGGTGGCCAGCAACGGCGTTCTGCAGCTGGGTAACGTCATCCTGGGCGGCGGCCGCGGGCAGAACGTCATCAGCCCGAAACCCAATACGCTCTACACCCTGCGGGCGCGCGGGAAGGTCGGTACCGCCGGTGAGGTCATGCAGGTCCTGGTGAAGGGCAACAACTACAGCCATACGCTCGAGTTCAAGAGCGCCTCGTGGGAGGAGAAGGTCCTCACCTTCCTCTCCCCCGCGGACGTGACCTGGATGCAGATCAACCTGACCAAGGGCCCGGGCTCGCCCGGCTACGTCGACTACGTCTCCCTGGTGAGGTAG